The genome window TCGTGCGGGGCGACTCGCTCGTTGAACTGTCGGAGGCCACGCCGCGAGTCGGTGACAAGATACAAACCCGGCTCGTCATCATCACCGACCGCGACCTCGACTTCGTTGTCGTCAAGGATCACCGGGCCGCCTGCCTCGAACCGGCCGACCAGACCACAGGCACGACCTTCCAAGGAGAGTTGCGCGCCCTGAGGGAGACCCGCGATGCCGCCACCCTCTTCTACCTCGAACACCTGCCCAAGGGACATCATATCCTCTCCTACGAGGCATACATCGACCGCACGGGACACTACCTCGACGGCAGCGCCGCCCTGCAATGCCTCTACGCACCGCAAGAGACCGCCCACAGCCGGGGAGGCCGCATCGACGTCGGCAACGACTGAGATTACAGATTCTTGATTTTGAAAATATTGTACGACACGCCGTTGTCATACACATCGGCTCCCGAATAGCGCTTTACCCAACGTACCACACGCACGGTCAGGGGAAGCGCTATTACTTCATAGGCCGACTTCAACAACGTCTGCGAAAGAATCATCACCCCAAGCGTTTCGACGGGGAGAATGCCGCCAAAAGCCAAGGGAAAAAACAACAGAGAGTCGGCCCCTTCGCCCAAGAGGGTGGAGACGATGGCCCGCAACGAGAAACGACGTCCGTGCGAAGCCAATTTCATGCGGCTCATCACATAAGCATTGATAAAAGAGCCCACCAAAAAAGCGATGAAACTTGCCAAGGCAATGCGAGGGGTGAGCCCGAAAAGCGAAGCGAAGGCGTCCTGCTGTGTCCACACCGGTGCCGCCGGAAGCCAAATGGCCAACTGAATAAACGCCACCGCAATGAAGTTGGCCGCAAACCCCGCCCAAATAAGCAGTCGGGTCTTACGGTAGCCCCACACCTCGGCTACACAATCGTTGATAATATAAGAGATGGGAAACACGATAAGGCCGGCCGTCATGGTGAGCGAACCCACCGAAACGATTTTCACCTCCAAAATATTGGCCATCGTGAGGCACACGCAAAACAGTATGCCCATCAAGGCAAACGCCAAATTCACAGTCTGTTTCATCGTTCTTGTTTTTTACGTGGTTGTCCTGGAATACACGACCGCCCGCAGGCGGTATCTGATAGAGGCGACAAAGGTAGGCTTTTCTGCCCTTTCTCACAACCGGGCGAGAAAATAAAGTCGATTTATCACCGTTTTGACGGCAAAATCACTACATTTGTCTTTACCCCGAGGCGGCACGCAAGAAGGCGACGTGCCGCCCACCGGAACCAAACCGAATATCTACCATGAAAAAACAGCTTCTTTCCGCAATTCTGCTGGGTGCGACCCTGTTTGGCGCCAAAGCCCAACTGTCGCCGCATGACCTCAACGCCCCGTTCGGTTGGGCAACCTGCACCTCCCTGACCACGGGCGACACCTACCCCGTGACAGGCGGGAACGACGGGTCGCTCACTACCCTGAAAAGCAACGGAGGTGACATGAAAGCCGCCCTCAATGACGCCATACAGCACTACGACATCGTTGTGCTCGACGGTTCGGACGGCGACTTCACGATTTCGAGTTCGCTCACCCTGAAAGAGCTTCGCGACAAGACCATCGTGGGCATCAACAACGCCCGTCTCCGCTCGCAATTCCATGTCACCGACGAGATAAAGGCCGCCCTCGACAGCGTCGGGGTGAAAAACATGAGCGGGAACGATGGCGGCGGCACCCTCGTCAACGGGGTGTCGGTAAAGGAAGAAGGAGAATATTACACCCGCAAGACGCTCATCGAACTCCTCGGCGACGAAAAGGAGAGTTATCGCAAATCGGGCATTTTCACCCTCAACCAGTGCGAGAACATCATCATTCGCAATCTCGCCTTTATCGGGCCGGGGTCGGTCGATGTGGGCGGATATGACTTGATTTCGGTCATTGGCAGCACCCACCTGTGGATAGACCACTGCGCGTTTACCGACGGCATGGACGGGAACATGGACATTACCCAAAAAGCCGATTTCGTCACCGTCTCGTGGTGCACATTCGCCTACACCGAGCAAAGCTACGCCCACGCATTCAGCAACCTGATTGCCGGTTCCGACGACCCGAGCCAAGGCGAGTTCAACCTGAACGTCACCTGGGCCAACTGCTGGTGGCAAGCCGGCTGCCAAAACCGCATGCCCATGGCCCGCTTCGGCGTGATACATCTCTTCAACAACTTCTATGACTGTCCCGGCGCATCGCGGTGCATCAATCCGCGCAAAGACAGCGACTTCCTCATCGAGAACAACTATTTCGCCCCGGGAGTGACCCGCATCTTCTCCCAGACCGACGCGGCGGCCTATGTGTGGCGAGGCAACCTTTTCAGCGAAGCCTTCACACCCCAAGATTACGGCACGGTACTTGTTCCCTACACCTACACGCTCTATGAAGCCTCCGAAGTGGAACCGGTCGTAAGCGACCCCCAAAACGGAGCCGGTGCCACCCTGAAAAATCCACTCGACATGACGCCCGGCACTTCGGCCATGGAAACGGCCGAGACAGCGGCGCCCTTGTGGCGGAGCGGCTCCTTCATCATTGCCCGCGACGCATCGGCGACCATCGACCTGTACTCGATGAGCGGTTCTTTGCTCGACAGCCAAAAGGGACGACTCGACACCGCACCCCTTCCGCCGGGGAATTACCTGACGCGCTGCCGGGGAGAGGTGATGCGCGTCATCTGCCGCTGAGCCGGCTCCCCAGGGACAAGGAAAAGGCAAGCGACAAAATCTGCCTCAGCAGACAAGACCGACAAGGCCGCCACGCAACAGGACAAACGCCACGGCAGAGATTCCACCCCGCGTTACGAGAGGCACGCCCGAGAGGCAAACAGTTTCTACAAGCGCACCCGAAAAAGGGGGAAAAACAAGAAAAATTTTCCACGAAACGGTTTTCGATAACAATTTATTTTCCTACATTTGCGATACCTGCAAATAGGTTTTGTAAGAAAGATTGTTTTATTAAGGTAAAAAACATCATGGACGAAACAGTAACAAAAAAAGAAAAATTCTGTATTGGAATCCTCACTTCGGGGGGTGACGCCCCAGGTATGAACGCAGCCGTCAGAGCGGTAACCCGTTCGGCCATATACAACGGATTCGGAGTAAAAGCCATATACCGAGGATATAAAGGGCTGTTGAGTGGCGAAATCGTCCCGTTCAAGACCCAAAACGTGAGCAACATCATACAACAGGGAGGCACCATTCTCAAAACAGCCCGCTGCAAAGAATTCGAGACGCCCGAAGGCCGTAAAATCGCCTACGAGACCCTGCAACGCGAAGAAATCGACGCGCTGGTGGTCATCGGCGGAGACGGCACACTCACGGGGGCCCGCATCTTTGCCAACGAGTACAACTTCCCCATCGTGGGATTGCCCGGCACCATCGACAACGACCTTTTCGGCACCGACACGACCATCGGCTACGACACGGCATTGAACACCATCATGGAAGCCGTCGACAAGATACGCGACACCGCCACTTCGCATGAGCGACTCTTCTTCATCGAAGTCATGGGGCGCGACGCCGGATTCCTCGCCCTCAACGGCGCCATCGCATCGGGAGCCGAGGCAGCCATCATTCCCGAAATCGCCACCGAGGTCGACCAACTGGGAGAACTCATCAAGAACGGATTCAGAAAATCGAAAAACAGCAGCATCGTGCTGGTTGCCGAAAGCCCCGTCACCGGAGGCGCCATGCACCTGGCCGAACGCGTAAAGAACGAATTTCCGCAATACGACGTGCGCGTATCGATACTGGGACACCTGCAACGAGGCGGCTCCCCCTCGGCACACGACCGCATCTTGGCCAGCCGCATGGGTGCGGCAGCCATCGACGCCCTCATCGAGGGACAGCGCAATGTCATGATTGGCATACAGAACGACGAAATCGTGTATGTACCGTTCTCGAAAGCCATCAAAAACGACAAGCCCATCAACCGGGAGTTGCTCAATACCCTGCGCATACTCTCGATTTAAGAGACCCTGCAACGCATCGATAAATATTCTACCTATTTCCTTATGAGCGAAATGATGGACAACAAACAGACTCCCGCTGAGGTCTCCTCGACAGACGCGGCCTCGACCGAAAAAGCAAACGCAATCGAGCCTCAACAAGCAGCAACGGAGCAACCCGGCGGAACGGTTCCCGCCGAGCCGTCGGTCGCCCCAAACGCACCGGCAGCAACGCCCCCGAGCGAGGAGGAGGAAGATGCCATGATAGAGCGGGAATTCCAGGCCCTGCTGGTCGAGTACCTCAACTCCAACCATAGGAAAAAAGTAGACATCATCGAACGAGCCTTCCGATTTGCCAAAGAAGCCCATCACGGGATTCGGCGGCGGTCGGGAGAGCCCTATATCATGCACCCCATTGCCGTGGCAAGAATCGTGTGCGAAGAGATGGGACTGGGCTCCACCTCCATCTGTTCGGCCCTTTTGCACGATGTGGTAGAAGATACCGAATACACGGTCGAAGACATCGAAAACCTCTTCGGCAAGAAAATTGCCATGATTGTCTCGGGACTGACAAAAATTTCGGGCGGAATCTTCGGTGACCAAGCCTCGGCCCAAGCCGAGAATTTCAGGAAATTGCTGCTCACCATGTCCGAGGACATTCGCGTCATCTTGGTAAAAATGGCCGACCGTCTGCACAACATGCGCACCCTGGGGTCGATGCTGCCCAGCAAACAATACAAAATCGCCGGCGAAACCCTCTACATCTACGCACCACTGGCTCACCGGTTGGGACTTTTTGCCATCAAGACCGAGCTCGAAGACCTCAGTTTCAAATACGAGCACCCCGAGGCATACGCCGAGATACAACACAACATCGCATCGAGCGAAGCACACCGCCAAAAGGTATTCCAGCATTTCGCCGCGCCCATTACCGAAAAGTTGCACGAGATGGGCGTGCAATTCGAGATGAAAGCCCGCGTAAAATCGATATACTCGATATGGAATAAAATGCAAAGCAAAAACATTCCATTCGAGGAGGTCTACGACCTCTACGCCGTGCGCATCATTTTCGACCCCAAGCAGGAGGAAAACGAGAAGACCGAATGCTTCAACATCTACTCGGTCATCACCGACATCTACAAGGTGCACCCCGAACGCACCCGCGACTGGGTGAGCCACCCCAAGGCCAACGGCTACCGGGCCCTGCATGTGACGGTCATGGGCCCCGACGGCAACTGGACCGAGGTGCAGATACGCAGCCGCAAGATGGACGAGATTGCCGAACGGGGATTTGCCGCCCACTGGAAATACAAGGTGGGAGGCGCCGACGAGGAGTCGGAACTCGACATCTGGCTGAAAACCATCAAGGAAATCCTCGAAAATCCCGAGCCCAACGCGCTCGACTTCCTCGACACCATCAAACTCAACCTCTTTGCCTCGGAAATTTTCGTCTTTACCCCCAAAGGCGAATTGAAGACCCTCCCCAAAGACGCCACGGCACTCGACTTTGCCTTCTACCTGCACTCCGACCTCGGCTACCATTGCATCGCCGCCAAGGTCAATCACAAACTGGTACCCCTGAGCCAGAAACTGCAAAGTGGAGACCAAGTGGAGGTGCTTACCTCCAAATCGCAAACCCCCAAGGAGGAGTGGATCAACTTCGTCAATACGGCCAAGGCCAAGACCCAATTACAAGCCGCCCTGCGCAAGGAACGGAAAATCATTGCCGCCAAGGGCGAGGAAATCTACAACCGGTTTATTTCGGACAATCACCTCATCACCAACGACCTGAGCGTTCTCGACCGCATTCTCAACCACTTCGACATCGACAAAAAGGAAGAAATGTTCTATCAGTTGGGCAAAAACGAAATCACACTCGATGACGATGTAAAGAAACTCTTCAAGGGAAACAACAAAAACGTGTTCATGCGTTATTTGCGGAATCCTTTCAGCAACAACAAGAACGCCAACAAACTTCCCGAGAAGAAAAAACAAGACAACAAGACAATCGTCGTTCCCGAAAAAATCGACCGCAAAGCCACCTATATCCTCCAAAGCAGCGAAACCGAACGCAACTACATCATTGCCGCCTGCTGCAAACCGATACCCGGCGACGACGTTCTCGGGTATGTAAATGAAAAGGGCGAGGTCATCGTGCACAAGCAATCCTGTCCGATAGCCATGAAACTGAAAAGCAGTTTCGGCTCACGCCTCATCTCGGTCAAATGGGACAAACACCTGAGCGAATCGTTCCTCGTCGAAATCGAAATCAACGGCATCGACAGCCTCGGCGTACTCAACCGCATCACCCACATCATCTCCGACGACATGGCCGTGAATATCCGCAACCTCACCATTACCACCAACGAGGGCCTGTTCCACGGCGAAGTAGGCGTGATGGTGCACGATGCCCGCGACATCGAGAAGCTATGCAACCGGTTGAAGAAAATCGAAGACGTGCAATCGGCCGCCCGCAAGAACTGAAAAATATTCTTATAAACCTCAAAGGGAAATAAAGCATTCTTCATGCTCTCAATTTAATTTTATCCCATGACCGATCGTTTACAAAAACATATCCATTTACCTTTGGTAACAGCCATTATTGTCAGATTATGGATAATTTTCCAAATTTTTTACATATGCATATATTGGGGTGCTCCTCAATATAGCGATGCCTATAATTATCAAAAATGGGCTTTGGATTGCTATAATAGTGGAAACTGGTATCCTAAGACTGAACAATTTTATTCCGAACCATATATCTGTTATGCTGGATACATTAACTTTCTCATCGCCTGCTTGCACATATTTGGATCTTTTACGTTTGTCCCGATTATCAATTTATTTCTAAACATATTGCAACTCTTTGCTCTATATCAAATTTGTAAAAAAATTTGTAACCAAACAGTAGCATACTACTTTACTATTTTTTATTGTATATTACTGAGTAACATTTCAATCGTTGCGGTAACAACAAGTGATCTATTTTTTATGACATTTATGATGTGCTCCATCACTCTAATAAAAAAAAATCATCTTTTACTCATCTTGTCGGGTATGCTTATAACATATGCCAACTATGTAAGGCCATTTGCTGTATTATACCTCCTACCAATATTTTTTTATGTTCTGTACCATAAATTCAACTGGAAATATTATGTCAGCTATTTCAGCGGTATTATATTAATGACTCTGTTGTTACTAACTTTCAGCTACACAATAAACGGAACGACTCATATATCATCAACCACAGGAGGTATAAACCTGATTATTGGAGCCAATGACGACCTAAATGGCTCATACACCGATAAAGTCTTGCAAGAAGGGAATATTGGATACATCGAAAACTCTACGACATATGATGTTTTCCAGAAAGATTCTATTTGGAAATCAAGAAGCATAGAGTGGATTAAAGAAAATCCAAGGAAATATATCTTATATGCTCCCGTAAAAATGGCCCGCCTATGGTGGGCCGATAGCTATTCGCACTTACTACTATCTAACGAAAAGCACAATAATAGCGGAACGGCTCACATTATTTCTGTTTTAGTAAACTCCACCAGTTATTATCTCATTCTCATATTTTTCTGCATTGGTATTTTCAAATTAGGCAGAAAAATTTGGGGGTATTGGGGGATTTTTCTGATACCTCTTTTAGGAGGTTGTATTTTACACATGATTATGTATGGAGGCATGCGTTACCATTACCCGTTCATGCCTATAATTATATTTTATGCCGCCTTAGGGCTTTGCCTACTTCAAAAGAAAGAAATATGCAATTACGAAACTAAGCCTTTATCACAGGAAGTTTGAGGCGCGACACCGAAGAGATGGCACCGCACAACGTGAGCACACCGGCCAAGAGCATGGCATCGTGGGGAGCCGTGTCGCCGAAGATGTGGAACAAGAGCGCCACCAATGCCGCGCCGGTCGTCTGGCCGAGCAGACGGGCCGTCGCCAGCATGCCGCTGGCACTTCCCGTGCGGTAGGTCGGTGCAGAGCTGAGCAACATGTGATTGTTGGGCGACTGGAAGAAACCGAAACCCATACCGCAAAGCATCAACCGCCACGCCAGCCCGAAATGGGTCGTATCGACCGGGACAAAAGCCAACGAAAAACAACCGATGCTCATCACCGTGAGCCCCACGCCGCCCAATATGCCGGGGTGCACCCGCCCCACCAGCCAACCGGCCAACGGTGCGACAAACACAATCACAAAGGGCCAGGAAGTCATGAGCAAACCGGTGCCTACGGCTTCGTAGTGGAACGTATCGACCAACATAAAAGGCATGGCAATCATGGCCAACATCTGCGAGGTAAACGACAATATGCTGGTTATGACCGAGAGAGAAAAGGCGGGAATCTTCAATAGGTCAAAGGGTAGCATCGGATAGCTGTCGTGCAGTTGCATGCGCACATACACAATGCCGACAAAAAGCAAAAGCAATCCTCCCGACAGAATCGCAGAGAGAGGCGCATCGTGCGAATAAGCCTCGATGCAGCCGATAAGCAAGCCAAAGGTCAAGGCATTGAAAAGAGCCTCTTTCCACTTGAAGCGGCGGCCTACCACCCGCGCAGGGTTTCCCGGCAGGTATTTCCGTCCCAAATAAAAGGTCACCAACCCCACCGGCACATTGATGGCGAAGAGCCACGGCCATGAGGCCACCGAAAGAATCGCGGCAGCCAAGGTGGGCCCCGCCACCGAAGCAATAGCCACGACCGTGGCGTTGAGCCCCACCCCTTTTCCCAAATGGCGCTTGGGATATATGATACGCACCAGTGAGGTATTCACGCTCATAATCATGGCGGCGCCGACACCCTGGAAGAGGCGAGCCACCACCAGCAGCGGCAAGGTGGGGGTAAGGGCACAGAACAACGAACCGGCCGTGAAAACTGCCACGCCCCACAGATAAATGCACTTATAGCCAAAGAGCTCTCCCAGCGAAGAGAAGGGCAAAAGCGTCATCATAATGACCAGCTGGAAGGCATTGATAATCCAAATGGAATCGGACGAGGAGACCTGCAAATCGTCGGAAATACTGGGCAACGCCACATTGCAGATGGTCCCGTCGATAACCGCCAGGAAAAGGCCGGCAAAAGTGGCAATCATGGCATAATAGATGCGTGGGCGATGCAATCCGTCCCAATTCAAATCACCGACAATTTCTCCTTTGGTTTCCATAGATTCCGAAAATTCAGCTGCAAAAGTAGCCATAATTCCGCAGCCCGATAAGAGATTTCATCATTTTTACACAAAAGACAGCGATTCCTTTTCGATTTCTGTAAACGCACAGGAAAAAAACAGAAGTACCGAAAGCCTCCGCACTCCTTTTGCGATATGAAATAT of Candidatus Caccoplasma merdavium contains these proteins:
- a CDS encoding queuosine precursor transporter; its protein translation is MKQTVNLAFALMGILFCVCLTMANILEVKIVSVGSLTMTAGLIVFPISYIINDCVAEVWGYRKTRLLIWAGFAANFIAVAFIQLAIWLPAAPVWTQQDAFASLFGLTPRIALASFIAFLVGSFINAYVMSRMKLASHGRRFSLRAIVSTLLGEGADSLLFFPLAFGGILPVETLGVMILSQTLLKSAYEVIALPLTVRVVRWVKRYSGADVYDNGVSYNIFKIKNL
- the pfkA gene encoding 6-phosphofructokinase, producing the protein MDETVTKKEKFCIGILTSGGDAPGMNAAVRAVTRSAIYNGFGVKAIYRGYKGLLSGEIVPFKTQNVSNIIQQGGTILKTARCKEFETPEGRKIAYETLQREEIDALVVIGGDGTLTGARIFANEYNFPIVGLPGTIDNDLFGTDTTIGYDTALNTIMEAVDKIRDTATSHERLFFIEVMGRDAGFLALNGAIASGAEAAIIPEIATEVDQLGELIKNGFRKSKNSSIVLVAESPVTGGAMHLAERVKNEFPQYDVRVSILGHLQRGGSPSAHDRILASRMGAAAIDALIEGQRNVMIGIQNDEIVYVPFSKAIKNDKPINRELLNTLRILSI
- a CDS encoding bifunctional (p)ppGpp synthetase/guanosine-3',5'-bis(diphosphate) 3'-pyrophosphohydrolase; translated protein: MDNKQTPAEVSSTDAASTEKANAIEPQQAATEQPGGTVPAEPSVAPNAPAATPPSEEEEDAMIEREFQALLVEYLNSNHRKKVDIIERAFRFAKEAHHGIRRRSGEPYIMHPIAVARIVCEEMGLGSTSICSALLHDVVEDTEYTVEDIENLFGKKIAMIVSGLTKISGGIFGDQASAQAENFRKLLLTMSEDIRVILVKMADRLHNMRTLGSMLPSKQYKIAGETLYIYAPLAHRLGLFAIKTELEDLSFKYEHPEAYAEIQHNIASSEAHRQKVFQHFAAPITEKLHEMGVQFEMKARVKSIYSIWNKMQSKNIPFEEVYDLYAVRIIFDPKQEENEKTECFNIYSVITDIYKVHPERTRDWVSHPKANGYRALHVTVMGPDGNWTEVQIRSRKMDEIAERGFAAHWKYKVGGADEESELDIWLKTIKEILENPEPNALDFLDTIKLNLFASEIFVFTPKGELKTLPKDATALDFAFYLHSDLGYHCIAAKVNHKLVPLSQKLQSGDQVEVLTSKSQTPKEEWINFVNTAKAKTQLQAALRKERKIIAAKGEEIYNRFISDNHLITNDLSVLDRILNHFDIDKKEEMFYQLGKNEITLDDDVKKLFKGNNKNVFMRYLRNPFSNNKNANKLPEKKKQDNKTIVVPEKIDRKATYILQSSETERNYIIAACCKPIPGDDVLGYVNEKGEVIVHKQSCPIAMKLKSSFGSRLISVKWDKHLSESFLVEIEINGIDSLGVLNRITHIISDDMAVNIRNLTITTNEGLFHGEVGVMVHDARDIEKLCNRLKKIEDVQSAARKN
- a CDS encoding MFS transporter: METKGEIVGDLNWDGLHRPRIYYAMIATFAGLFLAVIDGTICNVALPSISDDLQVSSSDSIWIINAFQLVIMMTLLPFSSLGELFGYKCIYLWGVAVFTAGSLFCALTPTLPLLVVARLFQGVGAAMIMSVNTSLVRIIYPKRHLGKGVGLNATVVAIASVAGPTLAAAILSVASWPWLFAINVPVGLVTFYLGRKYLPGNPARVVGRRFKWKEALFNALTFGLLIGCIEAYSHDAPLSAILSGGLLLLFVGIVYVRMQLHDSYPMLPFDLLKIPAFSLSVITSILSFTSQMLAMIAMPFMLVDTFHYEAVGTGLLMTSWPFVIVFVAPLAGWLVGRVHPGILGGVGLTVMSIGCFSLAFVPVDTTHFGLAWRLMLCGMGFGFFQSPNNHMLLSSAPTYRTGSASGMLATARLLGQTTGAALVALLFHIFGDTAPHDAMLLAGVLTLCGAISSVSRLKLPVIKA